The genomic stretch GGACCCGAAGCGACCCCGGCGGGAGCGGCCCCGCCTCTGcccggggaggggaaggaaaaaggggggCCTGGGGGTGGGGTAAGGGGGTGCTCGGGGTCCGGGCGATCCCAAACGTGAGTGATCGCGTCCTGGGCTGCGCCCCCACGAGCGCGGGCAAGGGAGGAGAttctccccttctgctctgagaCCCCCCGTAgggccccagcaccagcaggatgtggggctgtgggAGTGGGGCCAGAGGAGGCCAGGAGGAtgggcagaggctggagcacctctcctacagagccaggctgagggagctgggggggtcAGCCTGGGCaggagaaggctccggggagaccttgTAGCAGCCCTTAAATGCTTGGAGGGGATACAGGAGAGCCGGGGAGGGACCCTTTATTAAGGAAGGGGATGTGGTGGCTAAAGGGGGGAAACAGGGCAGGGAGCCCTCCCACCAACGCATGTGCTAGCACTTGTGTCAGCACAGTCAGGTTGGCATGTCAGGGTTAGGGACCATCTGTGTGACTGTGTGTGCACGGTGGTGTGAGGGTACATCCGTGCATCTATGCTGGAGCATACACAGGGTGTGGGGACCATCCCCCCCTTCAGCCAAAGCCCAGAGAAACGCGACTCGCGGCCAGGCCGGCAGCAGGCTTTTTCACGTTTGCTCAGTCAAGAGGGAAATGGAGAGACACTGTTCCAGGTCAAACAAACCATGACGCTGATACAAAGCAAATTGACTTTTAATACACAACAAAATGCAGCGGGTGAGTTTCAGAACATCTTTTCTCGTCCTCCCCCTGACATCATCCGTGGGCAAATGGCATACAAAGAGATCATAGAGTGGAAAATGAGACACCACCACGAAAACAGACCGTAGATGCACACATACAAAGAATTGAGACACAAGTAACAGAGCAGCAGGGGGTCTGCgtcagcccccagcagcaagGTTTTGGGGCCAGTTGATGCGTAAGGCTCCCTATGGCggcagctcagctccctgcccatCCCCGGGTGCTCCTCCAGGCTGCTGGGATGGGTGCAGATGGGTGCAGCATGTGCTGAGCACTGGTGTCAGAGGCtgagggacaggcagggagctAAGGGTGATGGGTGCAAGGGCAGGATCTGGaggtccccagccctgctgaccTCTGCAACCAGCCCAGCTGGCCCTGCCTGGTCTCAACCTCAGTGCTCTGGTTGAGCCTGTTCTTCTGGGGGCTTTGCCTGACAAACCCAGGAGAATTTGCCCTGCGGCAGGCAGGGGGAAAAGATTCCTGCCTTggtcttaaaacaaacaaacaacaacaacaaaaaaccacacacagaaaaaaggGAATTTAACGAAGTGGTCGTGCCAGTCTCCAGAACAACAGCTTTAAGGCCACAAAATTGGCCCACAGCAGAGAGCAGTCACTCCCCTCCTTGCTGCCTTCTCCTCACTGCTCTGGCAAAGCCACACCATCCTTACCAACCACAGCAGTGCTCCACTGTCCCTGCGTCTGATGGCACTGGAGGACGGTGACAAATCCAGGGTCAGCAACAGGAGCTATTTCCCAGGGAAAATCACAGCCTCTGCCAGAGGCCAAACCCACCTCCTAGAACCCTGCCCCAGTGATGAAGAGGTCCTTCTTTGGACCCCAAGAGCCTGACAAACCTCCCTGCTGTGACAGGACTGCATTTTCCTGAAAGCCTGCTGATGCAAAAGCCACCAAACTCTTCTTCTGTGCCTGCCTGAGAGCTCTGCGAGGGCACCTCATTTCAGGCACAGGAGGTCGGAGTGCTGGGCGGGCAGGAGGCACGCAGCACCGCTCGTGGAtgtgcctggctgctggtggctgctcaAAAGAATGTCCCCAAACTGTGGCTCCTAACTCACCCTGAGGCTTCAAAATGGGCTTTTCCAATCCTGTTTTACAGAGCTGGCTGGGGTCAGGGCCAGGAAAACCTTAAACCAGAAAAAACATTTGCTGCTTGGAGCCACCCCTGTGGTTTGAAGCATTTCTAGGCAGCCAGGGGGCTCAGTTGCTGTGCGTGCTGCAGGGTGGGCAGACAGTTACAGCTGCCCCCAGACAAGGCTGTGCCTCACCCCATGGCCACCGAGATGTGCCCTGTGGTGCCCCTCAGGTCCCGCAGCCCTCGCACCGCACCTTCTGCTGGACAGGGCACACACAGTGCGGCCGCCTGCCTGccgaggaggctggggggaagCTGGTGCCCAGCTCGCAGGAGGCTGCTGTcgcacccagctccccaggaaGAGATGCTGAGCACCTCAAACCCGATGCTGCTGGTGCCCCAGGGTGGCAAGGCACAGGCTGGGACATGGATGTTTTAGTGGCATCCTTGAGAAAAACACGCTCGTGTCTGAAGACCCCTTCACTGTTTCCGTACCCGCAGTGATGCAGCACGGTGTGGTCCATCTGAGGGGTGCCAGGACCCGGGCTGGTCCCCAGGACAAGTCCCTGGTGCTGGGACCACGCATCCTCACCGAGCACCGcctgctccccaccccagcaAGCACCAAGCTGTGTGGGCAGCATCACCGGGGGCTGTTTGGGGAAGCCAccacctgccagcagctggctggctcCTGGCGGTGCTGGGAACGTGGTGTCCTCATCCTGGAGGTGCTCACACACACCCTGTGCGGGGCAAGGAGCAGGGCGGGGGGGCAGCAACCACAACCCATCCCCTGGGGAGCTCTGGGTGCTACTCGCCATTGGAGCTTGTGATTCCAGGGGCGCTCCTGCCATTTCCAGCTGTTTCGGAGCTGCAGCCACCCAAGCGTCCGAGGGGCAGCCTCCTGGGGACATGCTCTGACCCAAAGAGAGGGCTGGGTTTGCCCAGACTGGGATGTCGTGCCACCGAGTCACCAATGCGCTTGAGTCCAAGGGAGGCGGGCAGCTCGAGGCCATCAGCGCACACCTGGACTGGCTCTGGCCTTTAGGAAGAACGCTGTCTGTGGGAACAGAGGTGTTAAATCCTGCCTGAAACACTTTTCCCGAGTTTGCCAGCTGAAGTGCACCTTGGCCTTGTGCaccagctgcctggggctgcggAGGGTCTTGAAATGCCAGTGGAGCTGCCAAGTTCGttgcccagcagtgctggaaatGAGCCACAGAATTGCCTTGCTCGCTGCAGGATGATGCACTGCAGCGCGGGAAGTCTGtgctccccccagcaccctccctAGAGAGCATCTGCTCCACGTAGGAGCCCACCTCGCTGCCCACGCTCTCACTGACATCCTGGGACGGTGACTCCTCTGCACCCAGGCTTAGCAGAGTGTCctcccactgctgcagctccacatTGTCCACGTTGAGGCTCTGGAGGGTTTGGCAGATGTTTCCATCCACCTTGCCCTTCTCAAAGAGGGTTTCAATAACAACCAGGAGGGAGTTGCTGTCCTCCTTGGCATCGCTGGCTTTCTCAGCCCGACTTGGTCCATCAGGCTCAGCGTCGAGATCTGGCAGGGAGAACTGAGGGACATCAGTGTGGGAGACATATACGGATGCATCCTGCTTCATCATAGCCCCGAGAATAGAGTTGGGATCTACAGCGTGCTGCTCCATGGGGGAGTCTGCCTTTGCTTGAAACTCCTCCTTAGCCTGGAGGGAGTCCAGGAAATCAGGAAGGTCATTCCCGTATAAGACTGCTTCCCCCGTGGCAAAGCTAAAAGGCAGCTGCAGGTTCCGCTTCCGCAGATGTTCCTCcccttcttcatttcttcagggtggaggaaagagagaaaaacagcatgagTACCTTCTCCAGGCCAGCATCCGAACAGCAAGACGTGAGCTCACAGACCTGCCCTGGGCTGGCCAcattgctgctggcagagcactGGGGCTCCAGAGAGCCCAGAGGCAGCTTTGGCACAGCTCAGGGAAGGGCTGCGTGCCCACAGCTCTCCCCTGGCAGACGGGAGGCTGTGACAGCCTCCCTGGAGCCGTTTGACTCCtgccccctgctgcagccccatcACCTCCTGTGCCAAGGGCGGGCGAGGGCGGCTGGGAACCCAGCCATACTCACGAGAGGGCTCGCTGCCGGGCGATGATGAAGTCGGGCTGACCCCCTTTGTACACCAGCCGGGCATTGGCCTGGACCCACACCCAGATGCCCTTCTTGGTCAGCAGCCTGAAGACCGTCAGCCCGCTCTCCCCTGTCTTCATCactggagcagggagaaaacagaggTGGCACGGAGGCAGTCAGCTGGTCGCTCCGGGGGTGCAGGGATGTCACACGTGCTGCACCACGCAGAGCATTCCCTTGCACCCATGCTACAGAGGCAGAAGGCACAGGACACAGCCAGCATGTGATGCAGTGTGGCTGTGAGGTGTCCCTGTACGGGGGGACCAGCTGCCTGTGCAGGTGTCACCCAGGAAACCTTCACCACAGCCGCTCCAGACCCCAGACAAACGTCCCAACAGTAGCAGCTCGGCCACGGCTGCACCAGCATCACCCCCATGGACACGCCACAGCCCTGATGGCCTCCTCCAGTCTGCTCCCCTTGGCACTCACTTCTCACGTGGTTCTCCGCACAGTACATCATGTCAGCCGCGTGCACAAACTGGTACCCAGACCCCCTCCTACACAGCTCCGTCTCCGTGTACCCCAGGATGACCTTCcccctgcaggcagagcacacGGCACAGGCACCCTGTGGCACCAGGGTTGCCTGGAGGCCAGGTTTTGCCACGGTGAAGGTGGGAGATGCCATACCGGGAATCGCAGGCCGTGGGAGTGAAGTCCAGCTTGTGCTTCGTCTGGAACATCAGCGTCTTGGTCCGGAGCTCCAGGATGGAGAGTGGCTGGAGGGGAGTCGCGATGGCAAAGAGGGCGAGTGGGGGAGGCACCAGGGATGCCCTCTTCTGCTGCCCCAGAAGGAGTTTTAAGCGTCCATGGAAATTCAAGGCCTTGCAGAGGATTAGAAAACAAGGCAAATGGTGAGGAAATGGGAACTGGCTGTGCCAGACCACTGCAGCTCACACCCGCATGGGCTGTGTGGCCGCCTGCATGCGCCAAACGCATTTGCTGGGCACAGGACCTGTCCCCGTGCTGCAGCACACGGAGCACGCTACCAACTGCTGTTGCAGGTGTGACATCAGTTATCAGGGATATCTGATAACCCAGATAACACGGAGAtatctccaggctgaacatcctgACCCCTGCTGGGTCCCACCATGCTGGTGTGAGTGGAGGAGCAGTGTACCAGGCAGgctccatcccaccccatccctccccaggaGGCCAGGCTCAGAGCCACTTCCCCTGGAGGTGACACCAGGGCCGAGGGCTGTCCTGGCATTACCAGGAATCCCGAGGAGTTGTCCAGCAGGCAGCGGAGGCGGCAGGTGAAGCTTCTCTCCACAAAGCAGAGGCGCTCAGGGCggcagtgctgggggctgcccgcAGTGCTGCATCCTTCTGGAATGGCTGAGAAAACACGGGGAAAACAAAGCTGCACGCCTTGCAGGCCTgtggggatgctgcagagctggaggaagccACGTGCCTGGTGGTCACCAGTGGCCTGATGTGGGATTTGTAGCTGGGGGCAGCCTCTGCGGGctccctggggcaggcagggctgggacccTGCTTCCCAGCTCAGCACTCACCCTCGTGCAGCTGGCAGCGGAAGGCGGCTCTGTCGTCCGTGTGGATCAGCTCGAAGATGCTCTGGTAGATGAGATCCGACTGGAATGACATAACGTGGAGGAGAGCTTGGGGCACCTAGCAGGgaccagcccctgccctgcctaGCAGGGATATCTGGAGAAGGACACAGCAGAGGCTTTCCTTTGTGGGTAGTAAACATACAGTGATCGAGAAtacagaaacaggaagaaaaaaaaaggggggtgtTTGAGTGTGAAACGGAGGGCAAGAGCAGAGGCTGTCTGCTTTTGGGAGGGTGGctcaggaaggaggaaaaggtaGCAGAGTGGGTTTGGCAGCCTCACCACACTCCCGTTGACTTGGTCCTTTGAACTTCAGGGGAATTGGAGGTAATGGGGTGGATGTGGGTAgagccctgctttcctttgGCATCCCACGTAACCCGCAGTACTGCAGGGCGCTGACACCGCTCAGCACCGTGattccccctcccaccccaccacTGAAGGCAGACGTGCCCAGCAGCCTGATTTATTGATTTAAACCACAGGGGGGAAAGCTCACACCCTGCTCACAAAGAGGAAGGGACAAAAAGCCTGCTATTGCCCAGCTTGCATCTGTTACCAGTAAAGTCACAAGCGTATTTGTTGGCTTTCACAGCCCCCAGAAGAACATGACTCACTTGGAAACATACATCAGAAGTGACCAGAGCGTGCTGGGAGAGCAAAGCCTGGGTGCTGGCAGTCAGCACCTCCTCCCCAGGCCTCTGCAGCACCCAGGAACAAACG from Oxyura jamaicensis isolate SHBP4307 breed ruddy duck chromosome 7, BPBGC_Ojam_1.0, whole genome shotgun sequence encodes the following:
- the LOC118170085 gene encoding aryl hydrocarbon receptor-like, with amino-acid sequence MYAGRKRKKPVPKSPKPPPPEGVKSNPSKRHRDRLNQELNKLTGLLPFPEDVCTRLDKLSILRLVVGYLKVKSYLTAAGTGVRDQPRAPGGNRWTHLQVNRELFPEGDLLLQALNGFVITVTGDGYIFYVSPTVQNYLGFHQSDLIYQSIFELIHTDDRAAFRCQLHEAIPEGCSTAGSPQHCRPERLCFVERSFTCRLRCLLDNSSGFLALNFHGRLKLLLGQQKRASLVPPPLALFAIATPLQPLSILELRTKTLMFQTKHKLDFTPTACDSRGKVILGYTETELCRRGSGYQFVHAADMMYCAENHVRMMKTGESGLTVFRLLTKKGIWVWVQANARLVYKGGQPDFIIARQRALSNEEGEEHLRKRNLQLPFSFATGEAVLYGNDLPDFLDSLQAKEEFQAKADSPMEQHAVDPNSILGAMMKQDASVYVSHTDVPQFSLPDLDAEPDGPSRAEKASDAKEDSNSLLVVIETLFEKGKVDGNICQTLQSLNVDNVELQQWEDTLLSLGAEESPSQDVSESVGSEVGSYVEQMLSREGAGGSTDFPRCSASSCSEQGNSVAHFQHCWATNLAAPLAFQDPPQPQAAGAQGQGALQLANSGKVFQAGFNTSVPTDSVLPKGQSQSRCALMASSCPPPLDSSALVTRWHDIPVWANPALSLGQSMSPGGCPSDAWVAAAPKQLEMAGAPLESQAPMASSTQSSPGDGLWLLPPRPAPCPAQGVCEHLQDEDTTFPAPPGASQLLAGGGFPKQPPVMLPTQLGACWGGEQAVLGEDAWSQHQGLVLGTSPGPGTPQMDHTVLHHCGYGNSEGVFRHERVFLKDATKTSMSQPVPCHPGAPAASGLRCSASLPGELGATAASCELGTSFPPASSAGRRPHCVCPVQQKVRCEGCGT